The Solidesulfovibrio sp. sequence GTTTGCGTCCCCAGACCAGATAGGCCAGCCCTCCCAGCAGGGGCACGAAGATGGCCAGAAGGAACCAGAACATCCGTTCCAGGGGGGTTGGAAACTCGCGGTGGAAACTTTGCCATATCGCGATGTAATTGGGAAGGATCGCCAGGATCAAAACGCCGGCCAGCAAGGCGATCTGGCCGGTGGTCATGGACGGCAGTTCGGGCAGGATCGGCATGGGGAAAACCTCTGGGCGTGTTGCGCGCGCGATGGGCGGCCTGGTGTTGCGTCCCTCAAAAATACGATCGTATTTTTTAGGGAAAAATAATTATTTCGAGGTGTTGTACGTAAATAAGCATACGCCGTCTTCGCGGACGCGACACTAGCCGTCACCCCGCGGGCGGCGCAGGCGGTAAAAGGCCACGAGCAGGGCCATGGAGCCGAGGAAAATGGCGATATCAGCCACGTTAAACGCCGGCCAGTGGTAGGTTTTCCAGTAGAAGTCCAGGAAATCCACGACCTCGCCGGTCCGGATGCGGTCGAAAAGGTTGCCGATGGCCCCGCCCAGGATGCCGCCGAGGCCGAGGATTAAAAGCGTGTCCGCGTCGCGGGCCATGCGCAGCAGGTGGGCGATGATCATCACCGCCAGGGCCGTGGCCGCGAAAAAGAAGTAGGTCTGCCACTGGATGTCGGAGCGGTTGAGAAAGCCGAAGGCCGCGCCGCGGTTGAGCACGTAGACGAGGTTGAAAAAGTCCGGGATCACCGGCCGGGTCGTGTAAAGGACCATGGAATGCTGGATCCAGGCCTTGGTGGCCTGGTCCAGCACGATGATCACCAGGGCCAGGGGCAGGGCGATGCGGAAACTGCGTCGCATGCCTTACCGTCCTTCCGCCGCGAGCACCGCGGCGCAGCGCGGGCACAGGTCCGGGTAGGCGGCCGCGGCGCCCAGGTCCTCGCTGTACAGCCAGCACCGGGCGCACTTGGCGCCCGGGGCCCGGGAAACGCCGACCGCGGCGCCGGCAATCCCCTCGCAGGGCACGGCCTCGGCCGGGGCGTCGGCGGCAGGCTTGAGTTCCACCTTGGACACGATGAACACCTCGCGCAGATCCATGGCCAGGGCTTCGACGGCGGCCAGCGCGTCGTCCGGGAGATACAGCGTGACGGCCGTTTCCAGGGAATGGCCCACCTCGCCGGCCTTGCGCCGGGGTTCGATGGCCCGGGTCACCTCGCCGCGAAGCGTCGCCACCAGGTCCAGCCGCTCCCGGGTCGCCTCGTCCAGGCGCCAGGCGGCGGCGTCAAGCGGCGCCAGGGCGAAGACCGATTCCCCGTCGCCGCGCTGGCAGGCCGGGGTGTGGCGGAAGACCTCCTCGGCGGTAAACGACAGGATGGGGGCCATCTGGCGCAGCAGTACGAGCAGGATGCGCCACAGGGCCGCCTGGGCCGAGCGGCGCTGCCGGCTGTCGGTCGCCTCGACGTAGAGGCGGTCCTTCAGGATATCGAGGTAGAAGGCCGACAGGTCGGTGACGCACAGGTTGTGCAGGGCGTGGAAGACCTTGTGGAACTCGTAGGCGGCGTAGGCCGCGTCCATGCGGGCGAGTGCCCTCGCGGCCGTGTCCAGGGCGTAGCGGTCCAGCGGCAGCATGTCGGCCGGGGCGACGTCGTGGGCGGCCGGGTCGAAGTCCGAGAGGTTGCCCAGCAGAAAGCGGCAGGTGTTGCGGATGCGGCGGTAGGCCTCGACCAGGCGCGAGAGGATCTCGTCGGAGATGCGGATGTCGTCGCGGTAGTCCACGGCGGCGGTCCACAGGCGCAGGATCTCGGCCCCGTGCCTGTCGATGATCTCCTGCGGTTCCATGCCGTTGCCGAGTGATTTCGACATCTTGCGGCCCTCGCCGTCCACCACGTAGCCGTGGGTGAGGACCTGGCGGTAGGGGGCGACGCCGCGCGTGCCAAGCGAAGCCAGAAGCGAGCTGTGAAACCAGCCCCGGTGCTGGTCCGAGCCCTCCAGGTACATGTCGGCCGGAAAGGCCAGCTCGGGGCGCTTTTCCAGCACCGCCGCGAAGCTCGTGCCGGAATCGAACCAAACGTCGAGGATGTCGGTCTCCTTGCGCCAGTGCGTGCCGCCGCAGGACGGGCAGGCAAGCCCTGCCGGCACGATGTCGGCCAGGTCCGCCTCGAACCAGTAGTCGCAGCCGCGTTCGTGGCCGGCGAATTTCTCGGCCACGGAGCGCATCCAGGCCGCGTCGTTGTAGGCCGTGTCGCAGGACTCGCACAGAAGGGCCAGGATGGGCACGCCCCAGGTGCGCTGGCGCGAGATGCACCAGTCGGGCCGGCCGGCGATCATGTTGTGGATGCGTTCCTTGCCCCAGGCCGGAATCCATTCCACGTCGTGCTCGATGGCGCCAAGCGCCCGCTGGCGCAGGCCGTTCGCCTCCATGGAGATGAACCACTGGGTGGTGGCCCGGAAGATCACCGGCTCCTTGCAGCGCCAGCAGTGAGGGTAGGAATGCCTGATTTTGCGCTTGGCGAGCAGATGGCCGTTTTCCTCAAGTTTTTCGATGACTTTTGGGTTGGCTTCCCAGACGGTCAGGCCGGCGAAATAGGGGACCACGTCCAGGAACCGGCCGGCGTCGTCCAGGGGCGAGAGAATGTCGAGGCCATGGCGCACCCCGGTGTCGTAGTCCTCGCGGCCGTGGCCCGGGGCGGTGTGGACCAGGCCCGTACCGGCGTCGAGGGTGACGTAGTCGGCCGTGACGATGGGCGAGGGCCGGTCGTAGAAGGGATGGCGGGCGGTTAGCCCGGCCAGGGCCGATCCCGGGGCCACGGCCAGGACGGTGGCGTCGGGCCAGCCGAAAAGCTCGCGCAGGCCGTCCAGGAGTTCCTTGGCCAGGACGTACTGGCCGTCGCCGGCCGCGACCAGGGCGTAGTCGAAATCCGGGTGGGCGGCCACGGCCATGTTGTCCGGCAACGTCCAGGGCGTGGTGGTCCAGATGACGGCATACGTCTTCCCCGGATCGGCCATGGGGAAGACATCCTTGATTTTCGGGTCGGGCAGGGGGAAGCGCACGAAGACCGAGGGCGAGGTCTCGTCGGCGTATTCCACCTCGGCCTC is a genomic window containing:
- the lspA gene encoding signal peptidase II codes for the protein MRRSFRIALPLALVIIVLDQATKAWIQHSMVLYTTRPVIPDFFNLVYVLNRGAAFGFLNRSDIQWQTYFFFAATALAVMIIAHLLRMARDADTLLILGLGGILGGAIGNLFDRIRTGEVVDFLDFYWKTYHWPAFNVADIAIFLGSMALLVAFYRLRRPRGDG
- the ileS gene encoding isoleucine--tRNA ligase, giving the protein MSTDYKKTLKLPQTSFPMKANLKEKEPETLKFWAENDTYRRMVAAREGAVRYVLHDGPPYANGHLHMGHALNKILKDIIVKSRHMAGNQAPYVPGWDCHGLPIEHKVSQELKAKGKTNLPAITVRRLCRDYATKFVDIQRKEFKRLGVFGDWDDPYLTMRPSYEAATALALCDFVERGSVYRGKKPIHWCLSCKTALAEAEVEYADETSPSVFVRFPLPDPKIKDVFPMADPGKTYAVIWTTTPWTLPDNMAVAAHPDFDYALVAAGDGQYVLAKELLDGLRELFGWPDATVLAVAPGSALAGLTARHPFYDRPSPIVTADYVTLDAGTGLVHTAPGHGREDYDTGVRHGLDILSPLDDAGRFLDVVPYFAGLTVWEANPKVIEKLEENGHLLAKRKIRHSYPHCWRCKEPVIFRATTQWFISMEANGLRQRALGAIEHDVEWIPAWGKERIHNMIAGRPDWCISRQRTWGVPILALLCESCDTAYNDAAWMRSVAEKFAGHERGCDYWFEADLADIVPAGLACPSCGGTHWRKETDILDVWFDSGTSFAAVLEKRPELAFPADMYLEGSDQHRGWFHSSLLASLGTRGVAPYRQVLTHGYVVDGEGRKMSKSLGNGMEPQEIIDRHGAEILRLWTAAVDYRDDIRISDEILSRLVEAYRRIRNTCRFLLGNLSDFDPAAHDVAPADMLPLDRYALDTAARALARMDAAYAAYEFHKVFHALHNLCVTDLSAFYLDILKDRLYVEATDSRQRRSAQAALWRILLVLLRQMAPILSFTAEEVFRHTPACQRGDGESVFALAPLDAAAWRLDEATRERLDLVATLRGEVTRAIEPRRKAGEVGHSLETAVTLYLPDDALAAVEALAMDLREVFIVSKVELKPAADAPAEAVPCEGIAGAAVGVSRAPGAKCARCWLYSEDLGAAAAYPDLCPRCAAVLAAEGR
- a CDS encoding PLDc N-terminal domain-containing protein, with protein sequence MPILPELPSMTTGQIALLAGVLILAILPNYIAIWQSFHREFPTPLERMFWFLLAIFVPLLGGLAYLVWGRKRGRKPS